In Nodularia sp. LEGE 06071, one DNA window encodes the following:
- a CDS encoding 2Fe-2S iron-sulfur cluster-binding protein: MPKVLAQGKTIECDRGANLREILQHNGIDLYNGGAKLINCRGIGSCGTCAVKVEGEVSAANWRDRARRSLPPHSPTTELRLACQTEVLGDVKITKFAGFWGQSSQILWTPEG; the protein is encoded by the coding sequence ATGCCCAAGGTACTAGCTCAAGGTAAGACAATTGAATGCGATCGCGGAGCTAATTTACGGGAAATTTTGCAGCACAATGGTATTGACCTCTACAATGGCGGTGCTAAATTAATCAACTGTCGAGGAATTGGCAGTTGTGGAACCTGTGCAGTCAAGGTAGAAGGTGAGGTGTCTGCCGCAAATTGGCGAGATCGAGCTAGACGTTCGCTTCCTCCCCATTCTCCTACAACAGAACTGCGTTTAGCTTGTCAAACTGAGGTACTGGGGGATGTAAAAATCACAAAATTCGCGGGATTTTGGGGACAAAGTTCTCAAATCCTATGGACACCAGAAGGTTAG
- the psb34 gene encoding photosystem II assembly protein Psb34: MPYTKEEGGLVNNFAREPKVYQAEPPTNDQKRTYIFLGLAGALLVTGLIVVAFSVSHVG, translated from the coding sequence ATGCCCTATACAAAAGAAGAAGGCGGTCTTGTGAACAATTTTGCCCGTGAACCCAAGGTTTACCAAGCAGAACCTCCGACAAACGACCAAAAGCGTACCTATATTTTCTTAGGACTCGCTGGCGCACTTTTGGTGACTGGGTTAATTGTTGTTGCCTTCTCTGTTTCTCATGTCGGTTGA
- the thiO gene encoding glycine oxidase ThiO produces the protein MTSDVLIIGGGVIGLAIAVELKLRGATVTVLCRNFQAASTHAAAGMLAPDAENIPNQVMGSLCRRSRALYPDWTHKLEDLTGLNTGYWPCGILAPVYQRQEEKGESAPTAHSPDWLNQAAIHQYQPGLGSEVVGGWWYPEDAQVDNRALANVLWTAAESLGVQFQDQVKVEAFLQQQGKIVGVQTNTGIIRAAHYVLATGAWSSELLPLPVRPRKGQMLRVQVPEFIPELPLTRVLFGDHIYIVPRRNRSIIIGATSEDVGFTPRNTPAGIQTLLQQAIRLYPQLQDYPIQEFWWGFRPATPDELPILGTSHCENLTLATGHYRNGILLAPITAALIADLIWEQKSDPMLSNFHYSRFHTQPSTSTSMLTHSANFSQGNLAIADAINPVSIDSPLVIAGKTFQSRLMTGTGKYRSIKEMQQSIVASGCQIVTVAVRRVQTKAAGHEGLAEALDWTKIWMLPNTAGCETAEEAIRVARLGREMAKLLGQEDNNFVKLEVIPDPKYLLPDPIGTLQAAEQLVKEGFAVLPYINADPMLAKRLEDVGCATVMPLASPIGSGQGLKTTANIQIIIENASIPVVVDAGIGSPSEAAQAMELGADALLINSAIALSQNPPVMAQAMNLAAVAGRLAYLAGRMPLKTYASASSPLTGTINN, from the coding sequence ATGACTAGTGACGTTTTAATTATTGGTGGCGGTGTGATTGGCTTGGCGATCGCCGTTGAATTGAAATTGCGCGGGGCTACGGTCACCGTGCTTTGCCGTAATTTTCAGGCTGCTTCTACCCACGCCGCCGCCGGGATGTTAGCACCAGATGCGGAAAATATCCCCAATCAAGTAATGGGTTCTTTGTGTAGGCGATCGCGTGCCTTATATCCAGACTGGACGCACAAACTCGAAGATTTGACTGGTTTAAATACTGGTTACTGGCCTTGTGGAATATTAGCACCAGTTTATCAACGACAAGAGGAGAAAGGAGAATCTGCCCCCACTGCCCACTCTCCGGACTGGCTAAATCAAGCAGCAATTCATCAATATCAGCCAGGATTAGGCTCTGAAGTCGTTGGTGGCTGGTGGTATCCTGAAGACGCACAAGTTGATAATCGTGCCTTAGCCAATGTCCTGTGGACAGCTGCTGAGTCTCTTGGTGTGCAGTTCCAAGACCAGGTAAAAGTAGAAGCATTTTTACAGCAACAGGGAAAAATCGTTGGCGTACAAACCAACACAGGAATCATTCGGGCGGCACATTATGTTTTAGCCACAGGTGCATGGTCGTCTGAATTATTACCATTACCTGTACGTCCTCGCAAAGGACAGATGCTGAGGGTGCAAGTCCCAGAATTTATCCCAGAATTGCCCCTGACACGAGTTTTATTCGGAGATCATATTTACATCGTACCCAGGCGAAACCGTTCTATCATTATTGGGGCTACAAGCGAAGATGTCGGCTTTACACCCCGCAACACGCCCGCAGGTATTCAAACTTTACTCCAACAAGCCATTCGCCTATATCCCCAATTACAGGATTATCCCATTCAAGAATTCTGGTGGGGATTTCGCCCAGCCACACCCGATGAGTTACCGATTTTAGGCACTAGCCACTGTGAAAATTTAACTTTGGCTACAGGTCATTATCGCAATGGCATATTACTTGCGCCGATCACCGCCGCATTAATTGCCGATTTGATCTGGGAACAAAAATCTGATCCCATGTTGTCTAATTTCCACTATTCGCGCTTCCATACCCAGCCATCTACCTCAACTTCTATGCTCACCCACTCTGCCAACTTCTCTCAGGGAAATCTCGCCATTGCAGACGCAATCAATCCCGTTTCTATAGATTCACCATTGGTGATTGCGGGTAAAACTTTTCAATCCCGTTTAATGACCGGAACGGGCAAATATCGCAGTATTAAAGAAATGCAGCAAAGTATTGTTGCTAGTGGTTGCCAAATTGTCACTGTCGCAGTCAGACGGGTACAAACTAAAGCCGCAGGACATGAAGGTTTAGCTGAAGCCTTGGATTGGACAAAAATCTGGATGTTGCCCAATACAGCCGGCTGTGAAACCGCAGAAGAGGCGATTCGCGTGGCTCGTTTGGGGCGAGAAATGGCGAAACTATTGGGACAGGAAGATAACAATTTTGTGAAATTAGAAGTCATACCTGATCCGAAATATTTACTTCCCGATCCTATTGGTACGCTGCAAGCCGCCGAACAGCTAGTCAAAGAAGGTTTTGCTGTCCTACCCTATATCAATGCCGACCCGATGTTAGCCAAGCGCCTAGAAGATGTGGGCTGTGCTACAGTCATGCCCTTAGCGTCGCCCATTGGTTCGGGACAAGGGCTGAAAACAACTGCCAATATTCAAATTATCATTGAAAATGCCAGTATCCCAGTTGTGGTAGATGCCGGAATTGGTTCACCATCAGAAGCTGCCCAGGCGATGGAATTAGGTGCAGATGCCTTATTAATTAATAGTGCGATCGCCCTTTCCCAAAACCCCCCAGTCATGGCCCAAGCCATGAATTTAGCAGCCGTAGCCGGTCGTCTCGCTTACCTGGCTGGCAGAATGCCCCTGAAAACCTACGCTAGTGCCAGTTCACCCCTGACTGGAACAATTAATAATTAG
- the cimA gene encoding citramalate synthase, which translates to MTIHPSPQLWLYDTTLRDGTQREGLSVSIEDKLRIARRLDQLGVPFIEGGWPGANPKDVQFFWQLQEYPLKQAEIVAFCSTRRPHTTAETEPMLQAILTAGTRWVTVFGKSWDLHVTAGLKTTLAENLAMIRDTIEYLCSQGRRVIYDAEHWFDGYKHNRDYALQTLEVAIASGAEWLVLCDTNGGTLPHEVSQIVSSVIDHVSLVNSQQPIPQIGIHTHNDSETAVANALAAVMAGAKMVQGTINGYGERCGNANLCSLIPNLQLKLGYSCIAEHQLNQLTEVSRFVSEVVNLSPDEHAPFVGRSAFAHKGGIHVSAVERNPLTYEHIQPEQVGNLRRIVISEQSGLSNVLAKARTFGIELDKDKPAARQILQRLKELESEGYQFEAAEASFALLMYEALGGRQQFFEVKGFQVHCDLVEGKETNNALATVKIGVNGKNILEAAEGNGPVAALDAALRKALVNFYPQIATFELTDYKVRILNGHTGTAAKTRVLVESGTGSQRWTTVGVSSNILAASYQAVVEGLEYGLLLHSQQGEEAGEQGAGSRGGEEAGEQGAGSRGEKTVTS; encoded by the coding sequence ATGACCATACACCCCTCACCTCAACTTTGGCTTTATGACACCACACTACGGGATGGCACTCAGCGCGAAGGGTTATCAGTTTCTATAGAAGATAAGTTACGTATTGCCCGCAGACTCGACCAACTGGGAGTTCCCTTCATTGAAGGTGGTTGGCCTGGTGCCAATCCCAAGGATGTTCAGTTCTTCTGGCAACTGCAAGAATATCCGCTCAAACAAGCAGAAATAGTCGCTTTTTGTTCCACACGCCGCCCTCACACCACTGCGGAAACTGAGCCAATGCTGCAAGCGATTCTGACTGCGGGGACTCGTTGGGTGACAGTTTTTGGCAAATCTTGGGATTTACACGTTACAGCCGGACTCAAGACGACTTTAGCAGAAAATCTGGCCATGATTCGCGATACGATCGAGTATCTTTGTTCTCAAGGGCGACGGGTGATTTATGATGCTGAACACTGGTTTGATGGTTACAAGCACAATCGAGATTATGCTTTACAGACATTAGAAGTGGCGATCGCATCTGGTGCAGAATGGCTAGTCCTCTGTGATACAAATGGTGGTACTTTACCCCACGAAGTCAGTCAAATCGTCTCCTCAGTCATTGATCATGTCTCATTAGTCAATAGTCAGCAACCAATCCCCCAAATTGGTATTCACACTCATAATGATTCAGAAACAGCAGTAGCCAATGCCCTAGCAGCCGTGATGGCAGGGGCAAAAATGGTACAAGGTACAATTAATGGCTACGGTGAACGGTGTGGGAATGCTAACCTTTGTTCATTAATCCCCAATCTACAACTGAAGCTTGGTTATAGCTGTATTGCAGAACACCAGCTAAATCAACTTACAGAAGTTAGTCGCTTCGTCAGTGAAGTGGTAAACCTCTCCCCCGACGAACACGCGCCCTTTGTGGGACGTTCAGCTTTTGCACATAAAGGTGGTATCCATGTTTCAGCAGTAGAACGAAATCCCCTCACTTACGAACACATTCAACCAGAACAAGTCGGTAACCTTCGCCGCATCGTCATTTCCGAACAATCTGGACTGAGTAATGTTTTAGCCAAAGCCCGGACTTTTGGTATTGAACTAGACAAAGACAAACCAGCCGCCCGACAAATTCTGCAACGTCTCAAAGAATTAGAAAGTGAAGGATATCAATTTGAAGCCGCAGAGGCGAGTTTTGCACTGTTGATGTACGAAGCTTTGGGTGGTCGTCAGCAGTTCTTTGAAGTCAAAGGTTTCCAAGTACATTGTGATTTAGTGGAAGGTAAAGAAACTAACAATGCCCTCGCCACGGTAAAAATCGGGGTGAATGGCAAAAATATTCTGGAAGCAGCCGAAGGAAATGGACCCGTTGCCGCTTTAGATGCCGCCTTACGCAAAGCTTTGGTCAACTTTTATCCCCAAATTGCCACCTTTGAGTTGACCGATTACAAAGTGCGGATTCTCAACGGACATACAGGGACAGCAGCAAAAACTCGTGTATTAGTAGAATCAGGTACTGGTTCTCAACGCTGGACGACTGTAGGAGTTTCCTCCAACATTTTGGCAGCTTCCTATCAAGCTGTGGTAGAGGGCTTGGAATATGGTTTGTTGTTACATTCGCAGCAGGGAGAAGAGGCAGGGGAGCAGGGAGCAGGGAGCAGGGGGGGAGAAGAGGCAGGGGAGCAGGGAGCAGGGAGCAGGGGGGAGAAGACGGTAACTTCCTAA
- a CDS encoding tetratricopeptide repeat protein — protein sequence MSVNDTTHPNNFAWNRQVYHRLKLALSLGLRRQVFFAVSDNLHLRNQVAARLHSTLAYPVGQVLYKPVDGHETSTPAYPRLVTLRLNLSDPNPIEHINQWLANYPPPIIGASKDTSGRSLPIPIFQIVGAEQLTKQPVAIQRLFLHYLRLSDENFSHPESSRFLESSVLLWVSRPWLSAIQQSAPQFWRWRTGVFVFAGEPTPTTQNQGSSSSRNLDLEDIEQSVLDESVIEAELKATSANGLKFGDDFDFPVESATNHPGKEQEAWPLTSELLKAATQQQKSTAISSQGNSLSQLSLSHISKELTELIIPMINTTAGDGEDNQQPQQILLEIEELHSRKASGEVLATAYHHLGNLYRLRIEQGKSTLENLMVAILAYQEAIAYDETSPQLPDILNDLGTLYWMLYRAPHNSGEGKAYIEQGIEFYHLALNLISPQTQSETYARVQNNLGTAYGDLARFANPSDNWQQAVLAYSEALRYRTADMEPLKYAACQNNLGTAYWHLGQYNQPVVHLQKAIASYSQALAHYSPEQEPLKYGMIQNNIGTAYWNLAQYDEEPAKNLQLAIDVYREALKYRTPAHVPSACAATQNNLGTAYWHLANLSQTTKELRQKLLQLSIDAYDEAIALANSLSGTPLSFDLYAAHNNLGLAHYQLVTDNSFHGDKAASSQHLQAALHHHLQALNGFNQQSEAYQTTFIYVVKTIRAFHSELGIQGQNLALSQVPGDLLPEILPKL from the coding sequence ATGAGCGTGAATGATACTACACACCCCAATAATTTTGCTTGGAATCGACAAGTATATCATCGTCTAAAACTTGCCCTCAGTCTTGGTTTAAGAAGACAAGTTTTTTTTGCTGTCAGTGATAATTTACACTTGCGAAATCAAGTAGCTGCTCGTTTGCACTCTACTTTAGCTTACCCAGTGGGGCAAGTGCTATATAAACCTGTCGATGGTCATGAAACTAGCACTCCAGCTTATCCGCGATTAGTCACCTTAAGGTTGAATTTAAGTGATCCCAATCCCATAGAGCATATAAATCAATGGCTGGCTAATTATCCCCCACCAATTATTGGTGCATCAAAAGACACGTCTGGGAGAAGCCTACCCATACCGATATTTCAGATTGTCGGTGCGGAGCAGTTAACCAAACAACCAGTAGCGATACAGCGTTTATTTTTACACTATCTCCGCTTAAGTGATGAAAATTTTTCGCATCCAGAGTCCAGTCGGTTTCTAGAATCCAGCGTGCTGTTGTGGGTATCACGTCCTTGGTTGTCTGCCATTCAGCAGTCAGCACCACAGTTTTGGCGTTGGCGTACTGGTGTGTTTGTGTTTGCGGGGGAACCGACACCAACGACACAAAATCAAGGTTCTTCCAGTTCGAGAAATTTGGATTTAGAAGATATTGAGCAATCTGTTCTTGATGAATCAGTCATTGAAGCAGAACTCAAAGCCACGTCTGCCAACGGCTTAAAATTTGGAGATGACTTTGACTTTCCCGTGGAATCAGCAACGAATCATCCAGGTAAAGAACAAGAAGCTTGGCCTTTAACTTCGGAATTATTGAAGGCTGCAACGCAGCAACAGAAATCCACTGCTATATCCAGTCAAGGTAATAGCCTATCCCAATTGTCGTTATCTCATATTAGCAAGGAGTTAACTGAGCTAATCATCCCAATGATCAATACGACTGCTGGAGATGGAGAGGATAACCAACAACCACAGCAAATTCTCTTAGAGATTGAAGAATTACACTCACGAAAAGCCTCTGGAGAGGTATTGGCGACAGCGTATCATCACTTAGGAAACTTATATCGCCTCCGCATTGAACAGGGTAAATCAACTCTGGAAAATTTGATGGTGGCAATTCTCGCCTATCAGGAAGCGATCGCCTACGATGAAACATCACCGCAACTACCAGATATTTTAAATGACTTGGGGACACTTTATTGGATGCTGTACCGCGCCCCCCATAACTCAGGGGAAGGGAAAGCTTATATAGAACAGGGAATTGAATTTTATCATTTGGCTTTAAACCTGATATCTCCCCAAACACAGTCAGAAACTTATGCACGAGTCCAAAATAATCTCGGTACTGCTTATGGTGATTTAGCTCGTTTTGCTAATCCATCGGACAATTGGCAACAAGCAGTATTAGCTTACAGTGAAGCCCTACGCTATCGTACAGCCGACATGGAACCGTTAAAGTATGCTGCCTGCCAAAATAATTTAGGCACTGCTTACTGGCATTTAGGGCAGTACAATCAACCAGTAGTGCATTTGCAAAAAGCGATCGCCTCATACAGTCAAGCCCTGGCTCACTACAGCCCCGAACAGGAACCGTTGAAGTATGGGATGATTCAAAATAATATCGGCACTGCCTACTGGAATCTGGCACAATACGACGAAGAACCAGCCAAAAATCTGCAACTAGCCATTGATGTTTACCGCGAAGCTTTAAAATATCGCACTCCGGCTCATGTTCCCAGCGCCTGCGCGGCGACACAAAATAATCTCGGTACTGCCTACTGGCATTTAGCAAACTTATCTCAAACCACTAAAGAGTTACGACAAAAATTATTACAATTGTCTATCGACGCTTATGATGAAGCTATTGCCTTGGCTAACTCTCTGAGCGGTACACCTTTAAGTTTTGATTTGTATGCAGCTCACAATAATTTGGGATTAGCTCATTATCAGTTAGTCACAGATAATTCTTTTCATGGTGACAAAGCTGCCAGTTCGCAACACTTACAAGCGGCATTACATCATCATTTGCAAGCCTTAAATGGATTCAACCAACAATCAGAAGCTTATCAAACAACCTTTATTTATGTAGTGAAAACGATTCGGGCTTTCCACAGTGAATTGGGGATACAAGGCCAAAATTTGGCTTTATCTCAGGTTCCTGGTGATTTGTTACCGGAAATTTTACCTAAGTTGTAG
- a CDS encoding YdeI/OmpD-associated family protein, whose amino-acid sequence MVNELKNGIKTFYAQTRNEWRKWLEENHQSEKSVWLIIYKTTSKVPSVYYPEAVDEALCFGWIDSKANKRDQDSYYQFFSKRNPKSNWSRVNKIKVATLISENLMTSSGLEMINIAKQNGNWDALDEVENLTIPDDLQKAFDQNKVAFEYWQKFSRSSKRGILEWIFNAKKIETRQKRIDETVRLASANIKANS is encoded by the coding sequence GTGGTAAACGAACTCAAAAACGGGATCAAAACTTTTTATGCTCAGACAAGAAACGAATGGCGTAAATGGTTAGAGGAAAATCATCAATCAGAAAAATCTGTTTGGCTAATTATTTACAAAACAACAAGTAAAGTGCCGAGCGTTTATTATCCTGAAGCAGTGGATGAAGCATTATGTTTTGGTTGGATAGATAGTAAAGCAAACAAACGAGATCAAGATAGTTATTATCAATTCTTCTCTAAACGGAATCCCAAAAGTAATTGGAGTAGAGTAAACAAAATAAAAGTTGCAACGCTCATTAGTGAAAATTTAATGACTTCATCTGGACTAGAAATGATCAACATTGCTAAACAAAATGGCAATTGGGATGCACTAGATGAAGTAGAAAATCTCACTATTCCTGATGATCTACAGAAAGCATTTGACCAAAATAAAGTAGCATTTGAATATTGGCAAAAGTTTTCCCGTTCTTCAAAACGTGGGATATTAGAGTGGATTTTTAATGCAAAAAAAATTGAAACTCGACAAAAAAGAATTGATGAAACTGTGAGATTAGCAAGTGCAAATATTAAAGCAAATTCTTAA